The sequence GGTCCTCGCGGGGGAGCAGGCGGTCGAGCACGTCGACGACGGTCACCTCGCTGCCCAGCCGGCGGAAGGCCTGGGCCATCTCCAGCCCGATCGATCCGGCGCCGATCACCAGCAGGTGCCGGGGCTGCTCGGTGAGCTCGAAGAGGGTCTCGTTGGTGAGGTACGGCACCGAGTCGAGGCCCGGCACCGGGGGAATCGCCGGCCGGCTCCCGGTGCAGAGCACGATCCGGCCGGCGGCGACCGGCTCGCCGTCGACGCGCAGGTCGGCCGGCGCCGCCAGGGTGGCCCGGCCGCTGCGGACCGTGATCCCCGCCGTCTCGAGGTGGGCGGCATCCTCGTACCCGGCGATCCGCGCGATCGTATCGCGCACCCGCGCCATCACCCGGGGGAAGTCGACGGTCACTCCCGTGGCCTCGATGCCGAAGCGCGGCGCCCGGCCGATGGCGTGGGCGTGCCGGGCCGCCTCGATCAGCGACTTCGAGGGCACGCAGCCGTTCCAGGTGCACTCGCCGCCCAGGCGGGCAGCCTCCACCAGCACCACCCGGCGGCCGCTCGCCGCCACCACCGCGGCGGCGCTGAGCCCGGCCGACCCGCCGCCGATCACGGCGACGTCGAAGCCGCTCATCCGTCGCTCCTCCACACGACCGTGGCCCGCCGTGGTGCCCGAGGGTGGAATGATGGGCTGCGATGTCCTCCAGCCGTGCCCGCGCCTCCGCCCGTCCCGGCTCCGGCCGCCGCCTCGGCCCCTTCCGCCTGGTCGGCGTGCTCGTCGGCCTCGTCCTGGTCGGCTTCGGCCTGGCGCTGATCGTGCCGCCGCTCTGGGCCCTGTGGCAGCGGAACAGGGTGGACGACAACGCCCTCAACCAGTGGAACGGGGGCGGCTCCCAGGCGCTGGTGGGCGGCGGCGCCGCCAACTACGCCGGCCAGTGCGGCACCGGCGACGCGGCGACGAACTACGCCCGGGTCTCCTTCCCCAGCCTCGCCCAGTACGGCTACGCCGGGGTTGCCGGCGACGGCACCTGGGACCTGCTCCTGCACCGCTCGATGGTCCACTACCAGGGCACCGCGGCTCCGGGCCAGAAGGGCAACGACATCATCGCCTTCCATCGCGAGCCCGAATACGAGCACATCGACCAGCTCAACGTCGGCGACATCGTCGACGTCCAGGACCGCAGCTGCAAGACCTGGGCGTACCGGATCACCGGCCGCTGGCAGCTGGCCCCGTCGAAGGTCACCCAGCTGACCTCCACCGACGGCCACGACCTGACGCTGATCACCTGCACCCCCTTCTGGGTGGACAGCCAGCGGCTGGTCTGGCGGGCCACGCTGGTCACCGGCACGGGCGCGCAGTAGGGCTCCCCCTGAGCTCCAACCGCTGGCTCAGCTCGCGCTCCGAGGGCGGCGACGAGTACGACCGCCGCCTCGCCGAGCGCCCCACCACCGGTCCCGGCGTCCACGGCGAGGCCGACCTGGTCGCCAGCCTGCAGCCGGCGACGGTGCTCGACGCCGGTTGCGGCACCGGCCGGGTCGGGATCGAGCTGGCCCGGCGGGGGATCGAGGTGCTGGGCGTCGACATCGACCCGGAGATGCTCGCCACCGCCCGGCGCAAGGCGCCCGACCTGACCTGGGTCGAGGCCGACCTCGCCCGGGTCGCCCTGCACCGGCCGCCGGGCGAGCTCCGCCGCTTCGAGGTGGTGGTGCTCGCCGGCAACGTGATGATCTTCCTCGCCCCCGGGAGCGAGGGCGCGGTGGTCGCCAACCTGGCGCGCCACCTCGTCCCCGGCGGCGCCCTGGTGGCCGGCTTCCAGCTCCAGCCCGGGCGTCTCGGCCTGGCCCGCTACGACCAGCTCTGCGCCGCCGCCGGGCTCCGCCTGGAGCAGCGCTGGGCGACCTGGGAACGGCATCCGTGGAGCCCGGGCGGTGACTACGCCGTGTCGCTCCACCGCACCGCGTCGCTAGATCGCGCGGAGGTCGCGCACCCGCTGGCGGGGACCGAAGCGGGGGGCCCGCAGGCCGGCGGCGAGGAGCAGCCGCAGCACCCGGCCGCGGTGGCCGGGGTAGGGCGCGAGCAGCTCGAGCATCTCGGCGTCGCTCCCCCGCGGCCTGCCGGTGAGCGCGAAGGTCACGGTGTGGGGGAGGTTCCAGTCGCCGAGCGGCACCGCGTCGGCGTCGCCGAGGGCGGCGAGCGCCACCGAGTTCGCCGTCCAGACCCCCACCCCCGGAACCGCCTGGAGCCGCGCCAGGGCGTCGGCGGCGGCCATGCTCCCCGCCTCCTCCAGCCGTGACGCCGCCCGGGCGGCGCGGCGGATGGTGTCGCCGCGCTGGCGCTCGATGCCGAGCCGGTGGTAGTCCCAGCTGGGGGTGCCGGCGAGCACCGCGGGGGAGGGGGGGAGGAGCAGGCCTCCGGGGCCGGGGGCGGGCTCGCCGAGGGCCCGCACCAGCGCCGCGAAGCCGGTCCACGCCTCCTTCCCGCTCACCCGCTGCTCCACCACGGTGGCGACGAGCGGCTCGAGCACCCCACCGGTGCGGGCGAGGCGCAGCCCCGGCAGCCGGCGGCGCAGCGCCGCCACCAGCCCGCCCGCGGGGCGGAAGTCCGAGTCGTCGTCGAGCTGGCCGGCGAGCGCGGCCGCGCCCTCGAGCGCCCACGTCGCCCCCGGGCCCCACGCCTCCGCGGTCAGGCCGCCGTCGCCGGCGCGCAGCCGCAGGGTGGCGGCGCCGAGCGGGGTGCGGGTGGCGCGCCACACCTCCCCGTCGCCGAGCCGCATCGACGGGTCACGCCCGCCCCGCCAGAGCGGGAACAGGGTGAGCCGGAGGTCGACCGGCAGCCGGGTGCGGAGCAGGGTGCGGAGCGGAGGGGCGGGGGAGGGGTCGACGGCGGTCATCGCCCGCCATCGTGGCAGCCGGCGCGGCCTCACGGTACGTGTCCTGAATTGGCGGCGCAGGAAAGTGCACGGACCCGCGTTGCACGAGGTGCAGCCATGTCACAGGATCCACACCGGATCTTTTGCGGGCTGGGCGGAGCATCGCATGGTGAGTGCGGCCATCCCGTCCCGTGGCCGCCCTCCCGCCGCGTGGGACGGTCGAGGCACCACGGTGACCAGCTGGAACTGTCCCAAATGCGGCCGGTGGCACGACCTCAGGGCGTGCGACGAGGGGGTGGCGCTGGAGCGCTTCGCCCAGCTTCTCGAGCTTGCGACCGAGACCGACGAGGCCAGCAGGGCCGCCGACGAGGATCTGCGCCGCTACCTCGGACGCACCCGGGGAGAGCGTCCCGCCGCCTGAGCGGAGGGAGCCTGAATCAGGAGCGGAGGTAGGTGAGCACCACCAGGATGCCCATCGCCAGCGAGACCAGGAGCAGCACCACCATGCCCGGCCAGAACAGGTCGCGGCCGGTGCGGCCCACGTAGCTCTCGCCGCCCGGGGCCTGCCAGTCGCAGAGCGGGCAGCGCCCCTCGGTGTAGCGGGGGGTGAACACCCACTGGTCGACCGGGCAGATCGCCTGAGGGTCGCTGTGGCGGCGCAGCCGTGCCATGGCCAAGCTCATGCTGCCGTCCTCGCCGCCCGCCACCACCACAGGCTCACCGCGGCGCCGATCACCAGCGCCTGCCACATGAAGTAGAGCAGCAGCAGCCAGAGCGGCTTCTGCCGGGTCACCCCGGTGGCCACCATGCTCGGGGCCAGGCCGCTGCGCGCCCCGGTGGCGCCGCGCGGGGTCGAGCCCGAGCTCGAGCCCGAGAGGGACGACGCGCCCCCGCCCGTGCTCCCGCTCAGGCTGCCCGTGCCCGCTCCGAGGGAGGAGCCCCCGGTGGACGAGCCGGACTGGCCGGTGCTCGCCAGCGCCGTCCCCGTCCCCGGCGACAGCGGCAGCAGCGGCAGCAGCTCGGGCAGCGGCGCCGCCGGCACCGCGAGCGAGTCGGCGAAGACCTCGCCGACGGTGTGCTCGACGAACTGGGTGGGCACGCCGGGCGCGGTCGCCGGCTGCTGGACGTCGACGTGGATGCCGGTGGCGTCCACGGTCACCTGGTTGCCCGAGGAGGTCACCGCCGGAGCCACCGCGCGGAGGGTCAGCCCGCCCTTGGCGAGTGCGGTGTTGAGCTGCTCGGTCGCCTGCTGGAGCTGGTCGAGGGGCACCACCGCGCCGCCCCCCGGGCTGACCCCGCCCGAGCCCACGCTCACCGGCATGCCGCCCACGGTCACCTGGCCGAGGTCGACGGTCGAGGTCTGGTGGGGGGTGCCGGCGTTGGTGACCGAGACGCTGACGTGGATGTTGCGGATGAGCACGCTGCCGCCCCCGAAGGAGGCGCTCCCGACCCGCGCGTCCCCGCTGTCGACGAGGCCGGTGGCCGGGTCGATCACGACCGAGGCGCTGCTGGTGCCGGCGAGGACGCCGTCGGGCTCGGCCGCGTCGGGATGGACGGCCGGATACGCCAGCGCCGCCGCCGGGGTGAGGAAGCGCGCCCGCCAGGCCTGCAGGGCGGCGTCGAGCGCGGCGAGCTGGGCGCCGCGCCCGGCGCTCTGCCCGCCCGGCGCGGGAGGACCTGCGGGGACGCCACCGCCGGCCATCGTCGCGGTGGCCGTCGCGGCCCCGGGGACGGCGGTGACATGGGCGTATGGACCGCCCGGCGAGCCGAACGTGTCGGCGGTGTTGTCGGCCTTGGGGTAGCGCGCCTCGGCGTACTGCGGCTGCTGCTTGCTCGCCGTGCCCGCGACGGTCTGCGCCCCCGGCCCGGTGTCGAGCGGGGTCGCGGTGCCCTCGGCGAAGGGGGAGTTGTCGACGTGGGCGTGGGAGAGCGGCACCCAGCTGTCGATGGCGCCGCTCTTGAAGTTGGGGAAGATGCCGCTGCCGACGGCCACGTGGTCGGCGCCGGCGTTGACGGTGCCGTTGGCCACGCCGAGGCCGACCGCCGCCCGCACCGGGCTGGCCCCGCTGCCCAGCCCGGCGGCGGCGCCCAGGGCGACGGTGCCGGCCAGCGCCGCGATCACCACGCCTCGCATCGTCCTCATCCCCATGGTCCTCATCCCCGAGATCCTCCCACCCCTGCGGGCGCGCCCGCATCACCGAGATAGGAGCCGCGCACGAAGGACTCGTCGGCGGCCAGGGCCGCGGCGCTCCCCACGTAGCTGAGCTCGCCCTTCTCGAGCACGTAGGCGCGCGAGGCGAGGGCGAGGGCGCGGCTCACGAACTGCTCGACCAGGAGCAGCGATGTGCCCCGGGCGGGCAGCGTCGCCACCAGCGCGAAGAGGGCGTCGACCACCGTCGGGGCCAGGCCCTGGGACATCTCGTCGACCATCAGCAGCCGCGGCCTGTGGATCAGCCCGCGGGCGAGGGCGAGCATCTGCTGCTCGCCGCCGCTGAGGTGCCGGGCCGCCTGGCCGCGCCGTCGGGCCAGCGAGGGAAAGGTCGTGTACATCTCGTCGAGCGTGCCCGCGACCTCGCGCCGCGGCACCCCGGCCATGCTGGCGGCGAGGCGCAGCGTCTCCTCGACCTCGAGGGAGGGGAAGACCCCGCGCCCCTCGGGGATGTGGACGATGCCGAGGCGGGCGAGCCGCTGCGCGGGCAGGCCGCTCACGGTCTCGCCGCCCAGGCTGACGCTCCCCGCCATCAGCGGGATCATCCCCGAGACTGCGCGCAGGGTGGTGGTCTTGCCCGCCCCGTTGGCGCCGAGCAGGGCGACGATCTCGCCCTCGCCGACCTCGAGGTCGACCTGGAAGAGCACCGGGATGCCGCCGTACCCGGCGCGCAGGCCGCGGACGCTGAGGAGCGGCGTCATGCCGCGCTCTCGCCGAGGTAGGCGCGGACCACGGTGGGGTCCTCGCGGATGCGCTCCGGGGGCCCCTCGGCGATCAGCCGCCCGTAGTCGAGCACGGCGATGTCGTCGCACACGCGCATCACCAGCGACATGTCGTGGTCGACCAGCAGCATGGTGGTGCCGAAGCGCTCGCGGATGCGGTTCAGCACCCCGGCGAGCTCGGCGGTCTCGCGCGAGTCGAGGCCGGCGGCGGGCTCGTCGAGGAGCAGCAGGGTGGGGCGCAGCGCCAGGGCACGGCCCAGCTCGACCCGGCGCTGGATGCCGATCGCCAGGTCGCCCCCGGGGATGCCGGCGACCTCGGCGATCCCGAGGAAGTGGAGCAGGGCGCGGGCGCGCTCGTCGGCGCGGTGCTCCTCGAAGCGCGCCCGGGGCAGGCGCAGGGCGTCAGCGATCAGGCCCCGCCGGGCGGCGGCGTCGACCGGCACCATCAGGTTCTCCAGCACGGTGAGCTCGCGGAAGAGCTCGAGGGTCTGGAAGGTGCGGGCGATGCCGAGGCGGGCGCGGCGGTGCGGCGCCAGGCCGTGGAGGTCGCGCCCGGCGTAGCGGATGTGCCCGCCGTCGACCCGGAGCACGCCGCAGACGCAGTTGAACAGCGAGGTCTTGCCCGCGCCGTTGGGCCCGATCAGCCCCTTGATCTGGCCCCGCTCCACCCGGAAGGAGACGTCGGAGAGGGCCTGCACGCCGCCGTAGCGCTTGGAGACGCCGTCGATCTGCAGGAGAACGGTCATTCTCAGGCCACCCTGGCGACGGGGTCGCGCCGGCGGCGTCCGGAGAGCAGCCGGCCGAGCCGCGCGATGTCGTGCCGGGTGCGCACCACCGCCCCCTCGGGCACCAGCACCAGCTGGAGGATGAGGGTGCCGCCGATGAGCAGGGGGAACCAGGTGGAGGAGACCGAGATGCCGCTCAGCACCTCGGGGCCGAAGACGGTGGCGATGCCGGCGGCGGGGGCCGCGGCGATGGCGCTCACCCCCATCACGGTGGCGAGCGCGGTGAGCTGCACGGAGTGGAGGAAGTCGTAGGAGCCGGGGCTCACCGAGCCGATCCGCACCGCGAGCAGGGCGCCGGCGAGCCCGGCGATCCCCGCGGAGAGCCCGAAGGCGGCGAGCTTCCAGGCGGTGACGTCCAGGCCCACGGTGGCGGCGGCGAGCTCGGAGTCGCGCACCGCGCGCAGCACCCGGCCCGCCTTCCCGCGGCGGAGGTTCCACACCAGCACCACCGCGACGCAGAGGATGGCCAGGGCGAACAGGTAGTACGCGTACGAGCCGGTGAGGGGGGCGCCGAGCAGCGACGGCCGGGTGGGGTGCCAGGGGACGGCGCCGCCGCTGAATCCGTCCCAGGTGCCGGTGACCAGCAGGAACCGGTCGGTGAAGAGCGCCACCGCCACGGTGAGCACCGCGAGCAGCAGGCCCGAGAGGCGCAGCGCGGGGATGCCGACCAGCACCCCGGCGAGCACCGCCACCGCGACCGCGACCGGCAGCGCCAGCCAGAACGACCAGCCGTGACCGTCCATCAGCGACCCCACCGTGAAGGCGCCCATGGCGGCGAAGGAGTACTGGCAGAAGGAGATCTGCCCGACGAAGCCGGTGAGCACCACCACCGAGAGCACCAGGAGGGCGATGATCACGGCGTCGGAGTCGAGCCCGCGCTGGAAGTCGGACTCGAGGGCGGGGAGCAGCGCCACCGCGGCCACCAGCGCGGCGAGGCCGAGCCGCCGGTTGCGCGACACCGCCCCGGTCATCCGCGTCCCCGTGATGCGGCCAGCCCCGGCCGGAACACCACCGCGAGGGTGATCAGCGCCAGGACGAAGGTGCTCAGCTCGCTGAGCCCGGCCTGGGTGAAGAAGGCCTTGGGGTAGTACTGCACCAGTCCCAGCAGGATCGCCCCGACGACGGTGAGGGGGAGGTTGGTGAGGCGCCCGATCAGCGCGGCGGTGAAGGCGTCGATCACCAGCACGGTGAGCGAGTAGGTGTCGAAGTTGAGCAGCGGGGTGATCAGCACCCCGGCGACCGCGGCCATCGCCGAGCCGATCATCCAGGAGGCCGCCGAGACCCGGTCGACGTCGATGCCCCAGAGCCGGGCCGCCTGGGGGTCGTCGGCGACGGCGCGCATCTGCGCCCCCAGCGAGGTCCAGCGCAGCAGCGCCGAGGTGCCCAGGGAGAGCCCGATCGCGACCAGGAAGATGGTGAGCTGGTCGAATCCCACCACCACGTTGGTGAGCGGCACGGTGAACCCGTTGCTGCCCACCAGCTGCACCGGGCGGTGGTAGCCGGTGGAGCCCCAGATGATGCCCGCCGCGGTCTGCAGCACCAGCAGCCAGGCGATCGTCACCGCCACCTTGGTCAGCGGTGGCCGTCCGGTGAGCGGCCGGATGGTGAGGAACTCGATGACGAATCCCAGCAGGGCGCCGGTGGCGACGGCCGCGAGCAGGCCGATCAGCGAGGGGATCCCGGCGACCACGGAGACCTGGTAGGCGACGAAGGTGGAGAACATCGCCACCGCCCCGTGGGCGAAGTTCAGCACCCCGGAGACCCGGTAGATCAGCACCAGCCCGGTCGCGGCGAGCGCGTAGACGCCGCCCAGGGTGAGCCCGATGACCGTGTAGCTGGGCAGCAGCGAGAAGCCGGACAACGACGCGATCACAGACGGGGACACGCGGTCAGAAGCAGTTCCAGCCGGAGTACGTGTGCCACGTGCCCTGCTGGTTGCGGATCCACTGGACGCAGTGGTTCGGATCGTGCGGCCCCGGGGTGAAGGTGAGCGGCACCGTCAGCCCGTTGTCCCACCTCGTGATGTGGTCGAGCGAGTCGACCAGC comes from Candidatus Dormiibacterota bacterium and encodes:
- a CDS encoding branched-chain amino acid ABC transporter permease, with the translated sequence MIASLSGFSLLPSYTVIGLTLGGVYALAATGLVLIYRVSGVLNFAHGAVAMFSTFVAYQVSVVAGIPSLIGLLAAVATGALLGFVIEFLTIRPLTGRPPLTKVAVTIAWLLVLQTAAGIIWGSTGYHRPVQLVGSNGFTVPLTNVVVGFDQLTIFLVAIGLSLGTSALLRWTSLGAQMRAVADDPQAARLWGIDVDRVSAASWMIGSAMAAVAGVLITPLLNFDTYSLTVLVIDAFTAALIGRLTNLPLTVVGAILLGLVQYYPKAFFTQAGLSELSTFVLALITLAVVFRPGLAASRGRG
- a CDS encoding DNA-3-methyladenine glycosylase 2 family protein; translated protein: MTAVDPSPAPPLRTLLRTRLPVDLRLTLFPLWRGGRDPSMRLGDGEVWRATRTPLGAATLRLRAGDGGLTAEAWGPGATWALEGAAALAGQLDDDSDFRPAGGLVAALRRRLPGLRLARTGGVLEPLVATVVEQRVSGKEAWTGFAALVRALGEPAPGPGGLLLPPSPAVLAGTPSWDYHRLGIERQRGDTIRRAARAASRLEEAGSMAAADALARLQAVPGVGVWTANSVALAALGDADAVPLGDWNLPHTVTFALTGRPRGSDAEMLELLAPYPGHRGRVLRLLLAAGLRAPRFGPRQRVRDLRAI
- a CDS encoding class E sortase; protein product: MSSSRARASARPGSGRRLGPFRLVGVLVGLVLVGFGLALIVPPLWALWQRNRVDDNALNQWNGGGSQALVGGGAANYAGQCGTGDAATNYARVSFPSLAQYGYAGVAGDGTWDLLLHRSMVHYQGTAAPGQKGNDIIAFHREPEYEHIDQLNVGDIVDVQDRSCKTWAYRITGRWQLAPSKVTQLTSTDGHDLTLITCTPFWVDSQRLVWRATLVTGTGAQ
- a CDS encoding ABC transporter ATP-binding protein produces the protein MTPLLSVRGLRAGYGGIPVLFQVDLEVGEGEIVALLGANGAGKTTTLRAVSGMIPLMAGSVSLGGETVSGLPAQRLARLGIVHIPEGRGVFPSLEVEETLRLAASMAGVPRREVAGTLDEMYTTFPSLARRRGQAARHLSGGEQQMLALARGLIHRPRLLMVDEMSQGLAPTVVDALFALVATLPARGTSLLLVEQFVSRALALASRAYVLEKGELSYVGSAAALAADESFVRGSYLGDAGAPAGVGGSRG
- a CDS encoding ABC transporter ATP-binding protein, with product MTVLLQIDGVSKRYGGVQALSDVSFRVERGQIKGLIGPNGAGKTSLFNCVCGVLRVDGGHIRYAGRDLHGLAPHRRARLGIARTFQTLELFRELTVLENLMVPVDAAARRGLIADALRLPRARFEEHRADERARALLHFLGIAEVAGIPGGDLAIGIQRRVELGRALALRPTLLLLDEPAAGLDSRETAELAGVLNRIRERFGTTMLLVDHDMSLVMRVCDDIAVLDYGRLIAEGPPERIREDPTVVRAYLGESAA
- a CDS encoding branched-chain amino acid ABC transporter permease, whose translation is MTGAVSRNRRLGLAALVAAVALLPALESDFQRGLDSDAVIIALLVLSVVVLTGFVGQISFCQYSFAAMGAFTVGSLMDGHGWSFWLALPVAVAVAVLAGVLVGIPALRLSGLLLAVLTVAVALFTDRFLLVTGTWDGFSGGAVPWHPTRPSLLGAPLTGSYAYYLFALAILCVAVVLVWNLRRGKAGRVLRAVRDSELAAATVGLDVTAWKLAAFGLSAGIAGLAGALLAVRIGSVSPGSYDFLHSVQLTALATVMGVSAIAAAPAAGIATVFGPEVLSGISVSSTWFPLLIGGTLILQLVLVPEGAVVRTRHDIARLGRLLSGRRRRDPVARVA